A single window of Osmia bicornis bicornis chromosome 14, iOsmBic2.1, whole genome shotgun sequence DNA harbors:
- the LOC114880487 gene encoding uncharacterized protein LOC114880487 isoform X1 produces the protein MLGREGYHTLLSVLFYVINILCHRSQFLCLTIDNRLAVVTNDCYSRISIGSKLSDPDVAFQFTVTSLTECKEQCSKRGNICNAFSFGVGVKGNGTCAISNQTSVMLENLQTHTDYDVYVKKQQVSPWCDFDHLYGNFAFRSEADLTKTDADKTNDEEVVTNLSNTLSTLVSHSVSLSVSPVNRKSQFFRSKEDIANYKLLGIYDQSINHHGRFLSGDDSRNRILASLTNRNERTALNSLFVSICHRKVQAGRKMIKEIIERLVNCENLEDCCRVCDYEKSFVCKGFNHRHRTDDSQCVCELTSTPYSRMDADDDFLIDTNYDYYEREPNCLPSTRRDDPSQSKGSSKLYERIKQNTWLNQKDIEKEDGFQELSTSINRPPFYRENYPLNGKLTISNRPTHGSIRFQEQFHYDDPSGFVPLKNTRNWNDNWKQYFQIRHSDFAVNENTFPEYRLPNYDKGSYANVRSSSFIKPRLRDQSVSGQNGFMLLNTNEYTRGRYLNHVDKQSTHEEREQPQATRKCSIRAITGSKLSRNVLRKTCVTHNLEQCEQLCINETDFPCESFAYRYKVLITNPTDNCLLSDLSYRNINFYTDLEPDRDYTSYIMIRDAKKHCYSKQSMNQYPLEECFSRIRSGFAIPTYIIKKLLFANDLGECQFACTTSQEFVCKSLVFKYLTEYPGHTDERKSSNCFLTDWSSEEINPVDMPDMDGAELYERSSSYYGCETYTLPLSMLNTILPGYNTKESSSIRKDQLCYLEHHRPCKLMPHAVISSMRTVTKPECQQRCSATRNTGGVTIPCMSFNYIIDTDNTRDNCLLSDISMQDLRPNLDYTYDDDDDDDDDDEYDGNNHMLYTWKDFDPYCSLTMNHFHAINITPAFDKYDHPHLFTTLNHSSGRTTHLFNTDIPISIHDSIIRDENEFKFEPHQYDFKHKPAFIGDESKPLHGSAHFERDFSFSHSRELSTFQRYTVNGYPCKNDTVCQQNEITGFWSCEIEQAEYGSWDYCCEPNHRCGFSRGYHYPWCYVGLNEDQWRPCSETYYPYYLSTKNPTFYRQSPIYIARHWPVIYFHELSPNKNCSVSNSNNQDLYQNHRSDYRPH, from the exons CGTTGGCGTAAAAGGTAATGGCACATGTGCAATCAGCAACCAAACGTCGGTAATGCTTGAAAATCTACAAACTCATACGGACTACGACGTTTATGTGAAAAAGCAGCAAGTTTCGCCGTGGTGCGATTTTGACCATCTCTATGGAAACTTTGCGTTTCGAAGCGAAGCTGATTTAACTAAAACCGATGCTGACAAAACAAATGATGAAGAAGTTGTTACCAATCTTAGCAATACTTTATCAACATTAGTATCGCATTCAGTTTCCCTCTCCGTATCACCGGTTAACAGAAAATCGCAATTTTTCAG aagCAAAGAAGATATAGCAAATTACAAACTCCTCGGTATCTATGATCAATCTATCAATCACCACGGACGTTTTCTTTCCGGTGACGACAGTCGTAATAGAATCCTAGCCAGTCTTACAAATAGAAATGAGAGAACAGCATTGAACAGTCTTTTTG TTAGCATTTGTCATCGGAAAGTACAAGCTGgcagaaaaatgataaaagagATAATTGAACGCCTCGTAAATTGCGAGAACCTAGAAGATTGTTGTCGGGTTTGCGATTACGAAAAGTCTTTCGTTTGCAAAGGTTTTAATCACAG ACACAGAACGGACGATTCCCAATGTGTATGCGAATTAACGTCGACACCGTATTCTCGCATGGACGCTGATGACGATTTCTTAATCGATACCAACTATGATTATTACGAGAGGGAACCGAATTGTCTTCCTTCAACACGGCGAGACGATCCCTCGCAATCGAAGGGTTCTTCTAAACTTTATGAGCGGATTAAACAGAACACGTGGCTAAATCAAAAAGACATAGAGAAAGAAGATGGTTTCCAGGAACTGTCAACATCGATAAATCGGCCACCTTTCTATCGAGAAAATTATCCGTTGAATGGCAAACTTACGATTAGTAACCGGCCTACCCATGGATCCATACGATTCCAAGAACAATTTCATTACGACGATCCTTCTG GTTTTGTTCCTCTTAAAAACACTCGAAATTGGAACGATAACTGGaaacaatattttcaaattcgtCATTCCGATTTTGCGGTCAATGAGAATACGTTTCCCGAATATCGTTTACCGAATTACGACAAAGGATCTTACGCGAACGTAAGATCTTCAAGTTTTATTAAACCTCGGCTCAGAGATCAATCTGTATCCGGGCAAAATGGATTTATGCTTTTAAACACAAACGAGTATACCCGTGGAAGGTATTTGAATCATGTTGATAAGCAATCAACTCACGAAGAACGCGAGCAGCCACAAGCGACCCGAAAATGTTCGATTAGAGCTATCACAGGTTCGAAATTAAGTAGAAATGTCTTACGAAAAACTTGTGTGACACACAATTTGGAACAATGCGAACAACTGTGCATAAACGAAACAGACTTCCCTTGTGAAAGTTTTGCTTACAG GTACAAAGTGCTAATTACAAATCCGACCGATAATTGTTTACTAAGCGATCTCTCCTATCGAAATATCAACTTTTACACGGACCTTGAACCTGATCGCGATTACACCAGTTACATCATGATACGAGATGCCAAGAAGCATTGCTATTCTAAACAATCAATGAATCAATATCCTTTGGAAGAATGCTTTTCAAGAATTAGAAGCGGATTCGCTATACCCacgtatattataaaaaaattattattcgcTAATGATTTGGGAGAATGTCAGTTCGCGTGTACGACGTCCCAAGAATTTGTCTGCAAAAGTCTCGTTTTTAAATACTTGACGGAATACCCTGGGCACACTGATGAACGCAAATCATCAAATTGTTTCTTAACCGATTGGTCTTCGGAAGAAATAAATCCTGTTGATATGCCCGACATGGATGGTGCCGAATTATACGAAAGAAGCAGTTCTTATTACGGTTGCGAAACGTATACTCTACCATTATCAATGTTGAATACCATTTTGCCTGGATACAACACCAAGGAATCGTCTTCCATTCGCAAGGATCAACTCTGTTACCTCGAACATCATAGACCATGTAAATTAATGCCTCATGCAGTAATATCTTCGATGCGGACTGTTACGAAACCAGAGTGCCAACAAAGATGTTCAGCAACGAGAAACACCGGCGGCGTAACAATACCTTGCATGTCTTTCAACTATAT aatCGATACCGACAACACCAGAGATAATTGCTTATTAAGCGATATATCGATGCAAGATCTAAGACCAAATTTGGATTACACttacgacgacgacgacgacgacgacgatgacgacgagTACGATGGCAATAATCATATGCTATACACGTGGAAAGATTTTGACCCATACTGCAGTTTGACAATGAATCATTTTCACGCGATAAATATTACACCAGCTTTTGATAAATACGATCATCCACATTTGTTCACAACATTAAATCATTCAAGTGGCCGTACAACACACCTGTTTAACACCGATATTCCGATTTCGATTCACGATTCTATTATTCGAGATGAAAATGAATTCAAATTCGAGCCTCATCAATATGATTTCAAACATAAGCCGGCATTTATTGGAGATGAGAGCAAACCTTTGCACGGATCTGCCCATTTTGAAcgtgatttttctttctctcatt CGAGAGAACTTTCCACTTTTCAACGGTACACGGTAAATGGTTATCCTTGCAAAAACGACACAGTTTGTCAACAAAATGAAATCACTGGATTTTGGTCTTGCGAAATCGAACAAGCTGAATACGGTAGCTGGGATTATTGTTGCGAGCCTAACCATCGATGCGGATTTTCACGAGGATATCATTATCCCTG GTGTTACGTGGGTTTAAATGAAGATCAATGGAGACCTTGTAGTGAAACATATTATCCATATTATTTATCTACAAAAAATCCTACATTTTATCGTCAATCGCCAATATACATTGCTCGTCACTGGCCAGTGATTTATTTTCACGAATTATCAcctaataaaaattgttctgtCAGCAATTCAAATAATCAAGATTTATATCAGAATCATCGATCTGATTATCGTCCACATTAG
- the LOC114880487 gene encoding uncharacterized protein LOC114880487 isoform X3, producing the protein MLGREGYHTLLSVLFYVINILCHRSQFLCLTIDNRLAVVTNDCYSRISIGSKLSDPDVAFQFTVTSLTECKEQCSKRGNICNAFSFGVGVKGNGTCAISNQTSVMLENLQTHTDYDVYVKKQQVSPWCDFDHLYGNFAFRSEADLTKTDADKTNDEEVVTNLSNTLSTLVSHSVSLSVSPVNRKSQFFRSKEDIANYKLLGIYDQSINHHGRFLSGDDSRNRILASLTNRNERTALNSLFVSICHRKVQAGRKMIKEIIERLVNCENLEDCCRVCDYEKSFVCKGFNHRHRTDDSQCVCELTSTPYSRMDADDDFLIDTNYDYYEREPNCLPSTRRDDPSQSKGSSKLYERIKQNTWLNQKDIEKEDGFQELSTSINRPPFYRENYPLNGKLTISNRPTHGSIRFQEQFHYDDPSGFVPLKNTRNWNDNWKQYFQIRHSDFAVNENTFPEYRLPNYDKGSYANVRSSSFIKPRLRDQSVSGQNGFMLLNTNEYTRGRYLNHVDKQSTHEEREQPQATRKCSIRAITGSKLSRNVLRKTCVTHNLEQCEQLCINETDFPCESFAYRYKVLITNPTDNCLLSDLSYRNINFYTDLEPDRDYTSYIMIRDAKKHCYSKQSMNQYPLEECFSRIRSGFAIPTYIIKKLLFANDLGECQFACTTSQEFVCKSLVFKYLTEYPGHTDERKSSNCFLTDWSSEEINPVDMPDMDGAELYERSSSYYGCETYTLPLSMLNTILPGYNTKESSSIRKDQLCYLEHHRPCKLMPHAVISSMRTVTKPECQQRCSATRNTGGVTIPCMSFNYIIDTDNTRDNCLLSDISMQDLRPNLDYTYDDDDDDDDDDEYDGNNHMLYTWKDFDPYCSLTMNHFHAINITPAFDKYDHPHLFTTLNHSSGRTTHLFNTDIPISIHDSIIRDENEFKFEPHQYDFKHKPAFIGDESKPLHGSAHFERDFSFSHSRELSTFQRYTVNGYPCKNDTVCQQNEITGFWSCEIEQAEYGSWDYCCEPNHRCGFSRGYHYPWKRINIKSNFPT; encoded by the exons CGTTGGCGTAAAAGGTAATGGCACATGTGCAATCAGCAACCAAACGTCGGTAATGCTTGAAAATCTACAAACTCATACGGACTACGACGTTTATGTGAAAAAGCAGCAAGTTTCGCCGTGGTGCGATTTTGACCATCTCTATGGAAACTTTGCGTTTCGAAGCGAAGCTGATTTAACTAAAACCGATGCTGACAAAACAAATGATGAAGAAGTTGTTACCAATCTTAGCAATACTTTATCAACATTAGTATCGCATTCAGTTTCCCTCTCCGTATCACCGGTTAACAGAAAATCGCAATTTTTCAG aagCAAAGAAGATATAGCAAATTACAAACTCCTCGGTATCTATGATCAATCTATCAATCACCACGGACGTTTTCTTTCCGGTGACGACAGTCGTAATAGAATCCTAGCCAGTCTTACAAATAGAAATGAGAGAACAGCATTGAACAGTCTTTTTG TTAGCATTTGTCATCGGAAAGTACAAGCTGgcagaaaaatgataaaagagATAATTGAACGCCTCGTAAATTGCGAGAACCTAGAAGATTGTTGTCGGGTTTGCGATTACGAAAAGTCTTTCGTTTGCAAAGGTTTTAATCACAG ACACAGAACGGACGATTCCCAATGTGTATGCGAATTAACGTCGACACCGTATTCTCGCATGGACGCTGATGACGATTTCTTAATCGATACCAACTATGATTATTACGAGAGGGAACCGAATTGTCTTCCTTCAACACGGCGAGACGATCCCTCGCAATCGAAGGGTTCTTCTAAACTTTATGAGCGGATTAAACAGAACACGTGGCTAAATCAAAAAGACATAGAGAAAGAAGATGGTTTCCAGGAACTGTCAACATCGATAAATCGGCCACCTTTCTATCGAGAAAATTATCCGTTGAATGGCAAACTTACGATTAGTAACCGGCCTACCCATGGATCCATACGATTCCAAGAACAATTTCATTACGACGATCCTTCTG GTTTTGTTCCTCTTAAAAACACTCGAAATTGGAACGATAACTGGaaacaatattttcaaattcgtCATTCCGATTTTGCGGTCAATGAGAATACGTTTCCCGAATATCGTTTACCGAATTACGACAAAGGATCTTACGCGAACGTAAGATCTTCAAGTTTTATTAAACCTCGGCTCAGAGATCAATCTGTATCCGGGCAAAATGGATTTATGCTTTTAAACACAAACGAGTATACCCGTGGAAGGTATTTGAATCATGTTGATAAGCAATCAACTCACGAAGAACGCGAGCAGCCACAAGCGACCCGAAAATGTTCGATTAGAGCTATCACAGGTTCGAAATTAAGTAGAAATGTCTTACGAAAAACTTGTGTGACACACAATTTGGAACAATGCGAACAACTGTGCATAAACGAAACAGACTTCCCTTGTGAAAGTTTTGCTTACAG GTACAAAGTGCTAATTACAAATCCGACCGATAATTGTTTACTAAGCGATCTCTCCTATCGAAATATCAACTTTTACACGGACCTTGAACCTGATCGCGATTACACCAGTTACATCATGATACGAGATGCCAAGAAGCATTGCTATTCTAAACAATCAATGAATCAATATCCTTTGGAAGAATGCTTTTCAAGAATTAGAAGCGGATTCGCTATACCCacgtatattataaaaaaattattattcgcTAATGATTTGGGAGAATGTCAGTTCGCGTGTACGACGTCCCAAGAATTTGTCTGCAAAAGTCTCGTTTTTAAATACTTGACGGAATACCCTGGGCACACTGATGAACGCAAATCATCAAATTGTTTCTTAACCGATTGGTCTTCGGAAGAAATAAATCCTGTTGATATGCCCGACATGGATGGTGCCGAATTATACGAAAGAAGCAGTTCTTATTACGGTTGCGAAACGTATACTCTACCATTATCAATGTTGAATACCATTTTGCCTGGATACAACACCAAGGAATCGTCTTCCATTCGCAAGGATCAACTCTGTTACCTCGAACATCATAGACCATGTAAATTAATGCCTCATGCAGTAATATCTTCGATGCGGACTGTTACGAAACCAGAGTGCCAACAAAGATGTTCAGCAACGAGAAACACCGGCGGCGTAACAATACCTTGCATGTCTTTCAACTATAT aatCGATACCGACAACACCAGAGATAATTGCTTATTAAGCGATATATCGATGCAAGATCTAAGACCAAATTTGGATTACACttacgacgacgacgacgacgacgacgatgacgacgagTACGATGGCAATAATCATATGCTATACACGTGGAAAGATTTTGACCCATACTGCAGTTTGACAATGAATCATTTTCACGCGATAAATATTACACCAGCTTTTGATAAATACGATCATCCACATTTGTTCACAACATTAAATCATTCAAGTGGCCGTACAACACACCTGTTTAACACCGATATTCCGATTTCGATTCACGATTCTATTATTCGAGATGAAAATGAATTCAAATTCGAGCCTCATCAATATGATTTCAAACATAAGCCGGCATTTATTGGAGATGAGAGCAAACCTTTGCACGGATCTGCCCATTTTGAAcgtgatttttctttctctcatt CGAGAGAACTTTCCACTTTTCAACGGTACACGGTAAATGGTTATCCTTGCAAAAACGACACAGTTTGTCAACAAAATGAAATCACTGGATTTTGGTCTTGCGAAATCGAACAAGCTGAATACGGTAGCTGGGATTATTGTTGCGAGCCTAACCATCGATGCGGATTTTCACGAGGATATCATTATCCCTG gaaaagaataaatattaaatcaaattttccCACGTAA
- the LOC114880487 gene encoding uncharacterized protein LOC114880487 isoform X2, producing MLGREGYHTLLSVLFYVINILCHRSQFLCLTIDNRLAVVTNDCYSRISIGSKLSDPDVAFQFTVTSLTECKEQCSKRGNICNAFSFGVGVKGNGTCAISNQTSVMLENLQTHTDYDVYVKKQQVSPWCDFDHLYGNFAFRSEADLTKTDADKTNDEEVVTNLSNTLSTLVSHSVSLSVSPVNRKSQFFSKEDIANYKLLGIYDQSINHHGRFLSGDDSRNRILASLTNRNERTALNSLFVSICHRKVQAGRKMIKEIIERLVNCENLEDCCRVCDYEKSFVCKGFNHRHRTDDSQCVCELTSTPYSRMDADDDFLIDTNYDYYEREPNCLPSTRRDDPSQSKGSSKLYERIKQNTWLNQKDIEKEDGFQELSTSINRPPFYRENYPLNGKLTISNRPTHGSIRFQEQFHYDDPSGFVPLKNTRNWNDNWKQYFQIRHSDFAVNENTFPEYRLPNYDKGSYANVRSSSFIKPRLRDQSVSGQNGFMLLNTNEYTRGRYLNHVDKQSTHEEREQPQATRKCSIRAITGSKLSRNVLRKTCVTHNLEQCEQLCINETDFPCESFAYRYKVLITNPTDNCLLSDLSYRNINFYTDLEPDRDYTSYIMIRDAKKHCYSKQSMNQYPLEECFSRIRSGFAIPTYIIKKLLFANDLGECQFACTTSQEFVCKSLVFKYLTEYPGHTDERKSSNCFLTDWSSEEINPVDMPDMDGAELYERSSSYYGCETYTLPLSMLNTILPGYNTKESSSIRKDQLCYLEHHRPCKLMPHAVISSMRTVTKPECQQRCSATRNTGGVTIPCMSFNYIIDTDNTRDNCLLSDISMQDLRPNLDYTYDDDDDDDDDDEYDGNNHMLYTWKDFDPYCSLTMNHFHAINITPAFDKYDHPHLFTTLNHSSGRTTHLFNTDIPISIHDSIIRDENEFKFEPHQYDFKHKPAFIGDESKPLHGSAHFERDFSFSHSRELSTFQRYTVNGYPCKNDTVCQQNEITGFWSCEIEQAEYGSWDYCCEPNHRCGFSRGYHYPWCYVGLNEDQWRPCSETYYPYYLSTKNPTFYRQSPIYIARHWPVIYFHELSPNKNCSVSNSNNQDLYQNHRSDYRPH from the exons CGTTGGCGTAAAAGGTAATGGCACATGTGCAATCAGCAACCAAACGTCGGTAATGCTTGAAAATCTACAAACTCATACGGACTACGACGTTTATGTGAAAAAGCAGCAAGTTTCGCCGTGGTGCGATTTTGACCATCTCTATGGAAACTTTGCGTTTCGAAGCGAAGCTGATTTAACTAAAACCGATGCTGACAAAACAAATGATGAAGAAGTTGTTACCAATCTTAGCAATACTTTATCAACATTAGTATCGCATTCAGTTTCCCTCTCCGTATCACCGGTTAACAGAAAATCGCAATTTTTCAG CAAAGAAGATATAGCAAATTACAAACTCCTCGGTATCTATGATCAATCTATCAATCACCACGGACGTTTTCTTTCCGGTGACGACAGTCGTAATAGAATCCTAGCCAGTCTTACAAATAGAAATGAGAGAACAGCATTGAACAGTCTTTTTG TTAGCATTTGTCATCGGAAAGTACAAGCTGgcagaaaaatgataaaagagATAATTGAACGCCTCGTAAATTGCGAGAACCTAGAAGATTGTTGTCGGGTTTGCGATTACGAAAAGTCTTTCGTTTGCAAAGGTTTTAATCACAG ACACAGAACGGACGATTCCCAATGTGTATGCGAATTAACGTCGACACCGTATTCTCGCATGGACGCTGATGACGATTTCTTAATCGATACCAACTATGATTATTACGAGAGGGAACCGAATTGTCTTCCTTCAACACGGCGAGACGATCCCTCGCAATCGAAGGGTTCTTCTAAACTTTATGAGCGGATTAAACAGAACACGTGGCTAAATCAAAAAGACATAGAGAAAGAAGATGGTTTCCAGGAACTGTCAACATCGATAAATCGGCCACCTTTCTATCGAGAAAATTATCCGTTGAATGGCAAACTTACGATTAGTAACCGGCCTACCCATGGATCCATACGATTCCAAGAACAATTTCATTACGACGATCCTTCTG GTTTTGTTCCTCTTAAAAACACTCGAAATTGGAACGATAACTGGaaacaatattttcaaattcgtCATTCCGATTTTGCGGTCAATGAGAATACGTTTCCCGAATATCGTTTACCGAATTACGACAAAGGATCTTACGCGAACGTAAGATCTTCAAGTTTTATTAAACCTCGGCTCAGAGATCAATCTGTATCCGGGCAAAATGGATTTATGCTTTTAAACACAAACGAGTATACCCGTGGAAGGTATTTGAATCATGTTGATAAGCAATCAACTCACGAAGAACGCGAGCAGCCACAAGCGACCCGAAAATGTTCGATTAGAGCTATCACAGGTTCGAAATTAAGTAGAAATGTCTTACGAAAAACTTGTGTGACACACAATTTGGAACAATGCGAACAACTGTGCATAAACGAAACAGACTTCCCTTGTGAAAGTTTTGCTTACAG GTACAAAGTGCTAATTACAAATCCGACCGATAATTGTTTACTAAGCGATCTCTCCTATCGAAATATCAACTTTTACACGGACCTTGAACCTGATCGCGATTACACCAGTTACATCATGATACGAGATGCCAAGAAGCATTGCTATTCTAAACAATCAATGAATCAATATCCTTTGGAAGAATGCTTTTCAAGAATTAGAAGCGGATTCGCTATACCCacgtatattataaaaaaattattattcgcTAATGATTTGGGAGAATGTCAGTTCGCGTGTACGACGTCCCAAGAATTTGTCTGCAAAAGTCTCGTTTTTAAATACTTGACGGAATACCCTGGGCACACTGATGAACGCAAATCATCAAATTGTTTCTTAACCGATTGGTCTTCGGAAGAAATAAATCCTGTTGATATGCCCGACATGGATGGTGCCGAATTATACGAAAGAAGCAGTTCTTATTACGGTTGCGAAACGTATACTCTACCATTATCAATGTTGAATACCATTTTGCCTGGATACAACACCAAGGAATCGTCTTCCATTCGCAAGGATCAACTCTGTTACCTCGAACATCATAGACCATGTAAATTAATGCCTCATGCAGTAATATCTTCGATGCGGACTGTTACGAAACCAGAGTGCCAACAAAGATGTTCAGCAACGAGAAACACCGGCGGCGTAACAATACCTTGCATGTCTTTCAACTATAT aatCGATACCGACAACACCAGAGATAATTGCTTATTAAGCGATATATCGATGCAAGATCTAAGACCAAATTTGGATTACACttacgacgacgacgacgacgacgacgatgacgacgagTACGATGGCAATAATCATATGCTATACACGTGGAAAGATTTTGACCCATACTGCAGTTTGACAATGAATCATTTTCACGCGATAAATATTACACCAGCTTTTGATAAATACGATCATCCACATTTGTTCACAACATTAAATCATTCAAGTGGCCGTACAACACACCTGTTTAACACCGATATTCCGATTTCGATTCACGATTCTATTATTCGAGATGAAAATGAATTCAAATTCGAGCCTCATCAATATGATTTCAAACATAAGCCGGCATTTATTGGAGATGAGAGCAAACCTTTGCACGGATCTGCCCATTTTGAAcgtgatttttctttctctcatt CGAGAGAACTTTCCACTTTTCAACGGTACACGGTAAATGGTTATCCTTGCAAAAACGACACAGTTTGTCAACAAAATGAAATCACTGGATTTTGGTCTTGCGAAATCGAACAAGCTGAATACGGTAGCTGGGATTATTGTTGCGAGCCTAACCATCGATGCGGATTTTCACGAGGATATCATTATCCCTG GTGTTACGTGGGTTTAAATGAAGATCAATGGAGACCTTGTAGTGAAACATATTATCCATATTATTTATCTACAAAAAATCCTACATTTTATCGTCAATCGCCAATATACATTGCTCGTCACTGGCCAGTGATTTATTTTCACGAATTATCAcctaataaaaattgttctgtCAGCAATTCAAATAATCAAGATTTATATCAGAATCATCGATCTGATTATCGTCCACATTAG